The sequence CTTTCCGCATTTTTCAGCTGCTTCTCGATTGAGGCAATTCGGGTTTGAATGGACTGAATCTCGGGAGATTTTTCGGCGTAGCTGAGGCGAAGATCATCGAGCTCGGTGTTGAGTCGATCTCGTTCGACCTGTAGTTCGCGGACATTCCGCAACTTATTGCTGACTTGGAAATTGACGTCGACGATCTCGAACTCGGCTGCAAATTCTGCGAGCTCTTCTTCAGTTTCCCGCAATTGTGCCTCGGCGATGACGAGAGCATCTCGCAGGTGTCCGGCCTGCGTCAGAATCAGCGAACGTTCGATCTCTTTGCTGGCGCGTTCACATTCCAGGAAAAGGAGGTTGGCAATCTTTGCGGAAAGGCTGGGACTAGAGCTGGTTACGGTAACCGTGATCAAGCCGTCTTCGGTCGAAGTAACGGAGATCATCGATTTGATTTGCTGGTAGACTTCGACGGAGCGGTCGTCTGGAGATAGTCGATCGCCTAGGTCATCTTTTAATCGTTGGCCGATTTCCTCCAGCACCGACCGCGAGTTGATCAAGGTCGTGTAGAGCGTTGGATTGGGCGGGAGCATGAGGGTGCCAGTCGCACTGCGACCAGCACTATCGTCGCTGGACTCCATTGAGCTCGTTTCGATCGCGGCGTCGAGGATTGGTTTCTCCCGAGGGAGGAGTACGGCGACGGCTGAAGCCGTATAGGTTGGCGGCATTCTTGACCAGCGCAGCACTCCGAGGATCAGCCCGAGTAAGATGATGGCCGCCACGATCCACTTGCGCGAAAGGATTGCGTAGGCGATGTCGAGAAGAGGGGCGGGCCAGGTAAGTTGAGGGCCCGACCGCTTCGACGGATCTTGTTCCGGTGGTTGCATATTCAGGACGCTAGGGGGGATCACTCGACGATCTCTTCAGAGACGCCCTCAGGGCCTTCGTAGATCAAGGGGCTAACAAGAGTGGTGTCGGAGCCGCGGGAGATGTTTGAGCCGATCAGGCCGATTTCAGCAAGTTGGCGGGCGACGATGAGAATATCCTGAATCTGGCCACCGATGGTACGTTCCTGGACCGATTCCGGGGCGATGAGAACATCACCGGGAAGGAGCCTCGAGCGCATCGTGAGGTGGTGTCCGGGTTGGGAGACGCTGTCGACGCTTCCGTCCGCACGGACCACGTAGAGTAGGTCTTCATCCCCTTCATCCGTGAGACCCCCAGCTTGATCCAAGGCTTCCTTCACTGTCATGTAGTCGTCGACTACGAGGCTGATTGGATTGTAGACAAACCCAGCGATGCTGATGGTCGAATGGTAGCGGGGGATTTCGAGGGCGTCTCCACTTTCGAGGGTGAGGTTGTAGGGGGTCTCGGGGAAATTCGATTTGGCAAAAGGGATAACGATCCGGCCGTCTGCCTGCATCTTTCGCATACGGTTGATACTGGAAAGGTTCTGCCGGAGGGCGAGTTTCGCCGAGATGGCATCTTGGGAGTTGCCTGTCTGAATGAGGTTGGTCAATGCCTCCTCGTTGGCACGTCGGGATGTCTCGAGCAAGTGCTCAAGACGGTCCTGTTGAAGCCTTTTGGTACTGAGTCGGGTAAACTTCGCCGCCCGCAAATCGGCGTCGGGAAGGACGCCTCCGGCAGCGGAGATGAGGTCGGTGATGCGAGAGCCGGAGGGGAAAATATAGGTTCCGGGGAACCGAACGCTCCCGGAGATCGAAACACGGACCTGCGCTTTCTGGAGAGAGCGGATGATCAATTTATCGCCGTTGGCCAGAAGAGGGTTGTTCTTGTGCTCGTCTCCTTCGGTCGATTCGAGGGCCTCATTCAAGTTGAAGCGAAATCTTTTTACGTCCATGCGCCTCGTTTCCGGGTCGAAGACCTGACGGATCAACTCCGCCTCATCATAATAGACATCACTGTTGGGATTTCCGGCGATGGCGACCAGATCGGTGACGCGCATGTCTGGGGTGAGTTGATACTTTCCGGGGTTGAGCACGGAGCCGATGATTTCAACCGAGGCGTAGATGTTGGATTCTTTCTGACTGCGGACGGTAACCAAATCGAGCGGCATGAGCTCAATATCGTGGAAGGGGTCGCCGACCAGGGCTTTGCTGAGGTCTTTGACGATGATCCGGTTCGACTGGAGGTGTCCGGTGCGCTCGGTAATCGTCCCAACGGGGAGGGCTGGACCGATCTGTCTCGAGATAAAGACTTGTGGCAGGAAGGCGTCGATGGAGAGTCCATCGGCATTCTCAACGAGGTCACTCAAACGCATCCCCTGAGAGTAGGCGTAGTTTCCGGGGCGGACGATGCTTCCCTCGATCCGGACGATGGCTTTGCGAATCTCATCGACGGCGCTGACGGTAAGCAGCTCGCCGTTGGCCATCTTTGTTTGCATCCCTTCCTCATCGAGCGAGATGTCGATTCGCTCGCGTCCGCGTCCATCCAGAGTTCGCTCCAGTTGGGCGAGCGGGGTGAACGAGAATGCGGTAAGTCCTCCGGCAAGGTTGACCACTTGTTCGATGGTTACCGGAGATTCAGGGATCTCGTAAATGGCGGGTTGCTGAACGTAGCCAGCGACTCCGACAGTCGGCCCGATGCTCGGAACATGGAGGGTGTCCCCGTCCATCAGTTGAGGAAAGTCGAATGATTCCCGGTTCCCGAGGAGGAAGTCGTAGAGATCGATGTCGGAACGTGTTTGGTCGGGATGGACGAGGCTGATGTTGCGGAGGGATCCATCCTTGGTGGGGCCTCCGGCGGCGACGAGGACATCAAGGGGAGTACTGAGCGACGAGACCTCGATTCGCCCCGGCTGGGCGACGCGTCCGATCACGTTGATCTGGATCTGCCGAAGCTGACCTAGACTGACTCCGAGATCGTATCCGACCCGACGTTCTTGGAGAAAGGAGTCGATGCGATCGGCCAGTTCGCCGAACGCAACCCCGGAAACGGGAAGGGTGCCGAAGTTGGGGATCTGGATGTTTCCGTTCCGGTCGACGGTGAGTTTGTGGTAGGCCTCGACGTTGCCGCTCAGGCTGATGATGACCTCATCTCCGGTTCCAATCCGATAGTTCGAGGGGACTGGGCCCACGCTGGCAGAGCTACTTCCGCCGGCGCGGAAATAATCGTATCCGAACTGGGTGAGATCGTCGGATGGAGCTTGTTCAAAGTTGCCTTCGTAGAGATTTTCCAGCCGGGAGGAGTTGGGATTGGATTTGGGATTGAGCGCCTTGCGCCGGGCATTTTCGGAGGCGTTGATATTCTCGACGGTTTGGGTGAGGTCGATCGGTTGGCCGGCGGGCCGATTGAGATCGAGATAGCTCTCGTCGGTCGGGCTTGCCTGCTTTTGAAAAGGGGCTTGCTCGACATTGGGAACTTGGCTCGAGGGTTCGTAGATGGTTTCGGCCCAAGCGTATTCGCCCGGGCCGGGATTGTGGGGATGGTGGACGCAGCCTGAGATGAGTCCAAGAGCCGGGAGGAGAAGGTGGACGGGTTTAATGAAACGCATGAAAAAATGGATCGTCTAGGCGGTTAGCGTGGCTTTGCGAAAACTCTCTGCGAGGTTGTCGAGGCTGAAGGGGGCAATGGTTGCCTTGGCCGCTTGTCCCATTGTCTTGAGCCGCGGATTGTCGAGGGCGTCGATCAACTCACGACTGGCCTGTTTTTTCTGGGTCGGATCAAATTGGAGGCCATCGAATTCGGAATGAATCAGATTGTCGCAGCAACCGGCATGAATGGAGCAGAGGGAGGGGGTGCCTACTTCACTGGCCTCATTGACTACGAGGCCCCAGACGTCGCCACATGTGGGAAAAATATGGAGATCGGCTGCCTTATACCAGTAAGCCATTTCTTCGCTGGGGACCGGGCCTTTCCAGGTGATCGATGGGCAGTTGGCCTCGGTGATGAGTACGGATAAGGGACCGTCACCAATGAAGATCAGTTGCCATTCCTCAAGGATGTCATTGGGAAGATCTTTCCAAAGGTCGAGAAGGTATTCTACTCCCTTGAGGGGGATGAGACGCCCCACAACGATGGCCATCTTTTTGTTCGGAGCGTTCTCGAGCGAGATTTGGGAGACCTTTTCTTGCGCACCGGGAGCGGAGAGCTTTGCGCGAAGCGTGACGTGATCGGCGGCGTTGAGGGCGTCGACGATTTTTTCGTCGGGCACTCCCCATCCGCGGAGAACCTCACGGGCTTGAATTCCCATTCCGACGACCTTCTCTGCCTGGCGCAGCAGAAACTTTCTCCACAGCAGGCGGGATTGGCCCTGGGTGCCGCTGATCCGGGATTGATAGGCCCAGATGATCAGTCGCTTGCGGGCAAGCCTGCAGTAGAAGGCGGCGATTGCCGTCCGCAGCCCGAGCTCGAGACTGATCACGATGTCGGGCTTATCCGAGAAGAGGTTTTTCAGCAGTCCGAAGGGGATGTGGAGAGTGATCGTCTGTTCGAAGGGGACGGGTTTCTGGCTCCGCACCTTTCGCTTCCAGCTGAGACATTTGGGGTGAACGATTGTTAACCCGTTCGAGTCCACCTCCCACTGCCGGTCAAACTCTCTTTTGGCATCGGCGTAGACGGTAAAATCCCAGTTGGGAGTTTGGCTCAGTCGCTCGAACACGGGCTTGCGGTAAGGGCTAACGATATTGGTGAGAAAGGCGACTTTCGTTGTCTCCTTCGCTCCCTTGTAGGCAACGTGCTTCGAGGTGGCATCCGGGCGCATCGCTGCTTTCAACCCACCCATGGCCAGAGGGATCTTCAGAAGTCCCCGGAAAAATTGGGATGAGTCTCCGCGAAGAACTCCGGGAATGCCTTTGGTGGAGAGAATTACGGCAGCTCCGAGCCGGCGGAAGAATCGCTTGGTGGAAGAGATTTCATCGTCTCGGCGGGAGGAAATGCGCTCGTAGATCAAGCCATTCCGATAGGCACGACCCCAAAGCCAGCGGAGTGAGGTGCGGGACTCCGGGGCATGCTCGTAGACCTCGGCTTCCGCGCAGGAGACGAATTTGCCTCCAGCAGCAGAGATGCGGGAAAAGAGGTCGCTGTCCGACCCTCCACTGCGGCCGAGCTCGGCGTCGAACCGAAATTCATTTGGGCCATTGAACCAACTCCCGCGCACGAGGGTGTTACTGGTGCGGGTATTCTTCCAATCGATGTCAGTGCCAGTGGGGGGAACGAGCTTGTCGAAAAACTGGCCCTTGACGATCCAGCGGGCAGTGCCAGGGGTGCAGATCCCGTAAACGGGGCCGAAAACCGAGTCGGCCTTGTAGTCCTCGGCGGCTTTGATCAATTTGACAAGCCACTCTTCGCAGACCCACTCGTCATCGTCGACGAAGATGAAGAAATCTGCCCCCCCCATATTGATCGAGGCATTGCGGGCGAGGGCGATGTTTTGAGCGGGTTCGGAGGTGTATCTTATTCCGGAAAATCGGCGAGTGCTATGTCGGAAGGCATCAATGACCGGTTTGCCGGAGCCTTCGCTATCGTTGTCGACGATTCGCAGCTCGACTTCGCAGTCTTCCGGGAGGGTGATTTTTGCCAAGCTCTCAAGGAGGGTCTGGAGCATCTTCGGCCGGCGATATGTGGCGATGCAGAGGGCAATGGTATACACGGTTGGTTAAGCGTTTTGGTTGGCCGAGAAAGGATCAATGAGCGGTGTTCTGACGTTTTGCAGAAAACGAGCAGTAGTGCCGGATGAGCTGCAACGTGGCTTTGTAGATAAAGATGGGATTGGTCGTGAGGTAGCGTTTGAAGAGGCGTTTGGGTTCGCGGTAGAGCCGGTAGGCCCATTCCATGCCGATTTTTTGCAGGTAGCTGGGGGCTTGGGCGACGGCCCCGGCGTGAAAGTCGAAGGCGGCTCCAACACCGAGCATCACGGCGGGGATCCGTCCACGGTGCTGGCGCATCCAGTCTTCCTGTTTCGGGCATCCGATCCCGACCCAGAGAATCTGGGCTTCGGACTCGACGAGACGGCGGGTGTATTCCTCGTCCTCCTCGGCAGTAATGGCGCGGAAGGGGGGACTGATCGCTTCGACGATCTTCAGCTCGGGAAACTTCTCTTTCAGCTTTTCCAAGAGGATCGGGAGACGATCTTCATGCCCGCCGTAGAAGGCTACCTTGAGGCCCTGTCGCTCGGCTGCGGCAAGGGTGTGGAGCATCAAGGTCGGCCCGTAGACGCGACTGGCGTCCTTGTAGCCGAGGAGTTTCTGCATCCAGACAATGGGCATGCCATCGGCGGTGTTGAAGTCGGAATGAGTCAGCGCCTCTCTGAGCTTTGGAGTCCACCGGGAGGAGATTACGGAGTGAACGTTGCAGACTCCGATGTAGCGGCTCTCGTGATTGCGGGCCCATTCGGTGATCTGGGCGACGGATCCGTCGTAGTCCAGGTTCGCGATGGGGGTGTCGACGACCTCGGTTGAGGTGAAGGATGAGGAAGTGGAAGGGGAGAGAGTGCTCATTTTTCGAGGAATTTTTTGAAGACGTAGAGAGAGGTCATCGCGATCATGACGAAGTCGTAGAGAACGGAGCGGTGACGCATGTAGTGAAGTTCCCCCTCGAAGCGGATTTTCCAGTCTTCGACCAGCTTGTCGTCGAGCGCGTTGTCGTTGACGCAGATTTGGCCGATGCTGGTGAGGCCGGGCCGGATCTGGTAGCGCCGGGAGAAACCGGGGATCTTCTCGCAGAGTTCTTCATTCAGCTTGCTGGGGATGGGGCGGGGGCCGACTAGGGCCATGTCTCCACAGGCGACGTTCCAGAGTTGGGGGAGCTCGTCGAGTTTCAGGGTGCGGAGAATGCGGCCGATCGAGGTTACTTGGGGGCTGTTGTTTTGAACCCCGAGAGCCGTCGCCTTTTCACTGCCCACCTGCATCGTCCGGACTTTGAAGATTTTGAAGGTCTTGCCCTCGATCCCCGGACGCTCCTGCGTGAAGAGGAACGGTCCCTTTGAGGTGCCCTTCACCAGCGCCCACATCACAAAGATCAGCGGAGAGAGGATGCACAGGGCCAGCATGGCGATCAACCGTTGGCAAAAGATCCAGCACCGCATGGAAAAGGTGGTCCGCACCACGCGATGGCGGGGAAGAACGAAATGCCGATTGTGAAGCTGAAATCCGTCGTTTGAGATGGTATTCATCTTGGACTCTCCTTGAGATCGATTTCTTTTATTTGATGGACGAGGCATTTTGAGCTAATCGATGGTTCCACTCGTTGAGGAGTTGTTTGATTGAAGAAAGCAGGCTTCGAGCGCTGCGCTTTCCCGGATTGTTGTAGTAGTCTTCGCAAACGGCGAGATAGTTTGTGATAACCTTGCGGGCTTCGTGGGATCCGGAGATGTCTCCTTTGTCGTAAATCACATTGCAGCCGTTATTTACGAGGTTCGAAACCAAATCGAGATCGAGGGTGTTGGAAAGGGCTACCACAAGAGCTTGAGGTTCGAGAGCGCGAATCTGACGTAGGAGATTTAAGGCCATTTCCTGTCCGTTGAAGTTGTTGTCTACAAAATAAACATCGTATCCCGGATGGACGACTGGATCGCTGCAAGTGTCG is a genomic window of Puniceicoccus vermicola containing:
- a CDS encoding SLBB domain-containing protein is translated as MRFIKPVHLLLPALGLISGCVHHPHNPGPGEYAWAETIYEPSSQVPNVEQAPFQKQASPTDESYLDLNRPAGQPIDLTQTVENINASENARRKALNPKSNPNSSRLENLYEGNFEQAPSDDLTQFGYDYFRAGGSSSASVGPVPSNYRIGTGDEVIISLSGNVEAYHKLTVDRNGNIQIPNFGTLPVSGVAFGELADRIDSFLQERRVGYDLGVSLGQLRQIQINVIGRVAQPGRIEVSSLSTPLDVLVAAGGPTKDGSLRNISLVHPDQTRSDIDLYDFLLGNRESFDFPQLMDGDTLHVPSIGPTVGVAGYVQQPAIYEIPESPVTIEQVVNLAGGLTAFSFTPLAQLERTLDGRGRERIDISLDEEGMQTKMANGELLTVSAVDEIRKAIVRIEGSIVRPGNYAYSQGMRLSDLVENADGLSIDAFLPQVFISRQIGPALPVGTITERTGHLQSNRIIVKDLSKALVGDPFHDIELMPLDLVTVRSQKESNIYASVEIIGSVLNPGKYQLTPDMRVTDLVAIAGNPNSDVYYDEAELIRQVFDPETRRMDVKRFRFNLNEALESTEGDEHKNNPLLANGDKLIIRSLQKAQVRVSISGSVRFPGTYIFPSGSRITDLISAAGGVLPDADLRAAKFTRLSTKRLQQDRLEHLLETSRRANEEALTNLIQTGNSQDAISAKLALRQNLSSINRMRKMQADGRIVIPFAKSNFPETPYNLTLESGDALEIPRYHSTISIAGFVYNPISLVVDDYMTVKEALDQAGGLTDEGDEDLLYVVRADGSVDSVSQPGHHLTMRSRLLPGDVLIAPESVQERTIGGQIQDILIVARQLAEIGLIGSNISRGSDTTLVSPLIYEGPEGVSEEIVE
- a CDS encoding glycosyltransferase encodes the protein MYTIALCIATYRRPKMLQTLLESLAKITLPEDCEVELRIVDNDSEGSGKPVIDAFRHSTRRFSGIRYTSEPAQNIALARNASINMGGADFFIFVDDDEWVCEEWLVKLIKAAEDYKADSVFGPVYGICTPGTARWIVKGQFFDKLVPPTGTDIDWKNTRTSNTLVRGSWFNGPNEFRFDAELGRSGGSDSDLFSRISAAGGKFVSCAEAEVYEHAPESRTSLRWLWGRAYRNGLIYERISSRRDDEISSTKRFFRRLGAAVILSTKGIPGVLRGDSSQFFRGLLKIPLAMGGLKAAMRPDATSKHVAYKGAKETTKVAFLTNIVSPYRKPVFERLSQTPNWDFTVYADAKREFDRQWEVDSNGLTIVHPKCLSWKRKVRSQKPVPFEQTITLHIPFGLLKNLFSDKPDIVISLELGLRTAIAAFYCRLARKRLIIWAYQSRISGTQGQSRLLWRKFLLRQAEKVVGMGIQAREVLRGWGVPDEKIVDALNAADHVTLRAKLSAPGAQEKVSQISLENAPNKKMAIVVGRLIPLKGVEYLLDLWKDLPNDILEEWQLIFIGDGPLSVLITEANCPSITWKGPVPSEEMAYWYKAADLHIFPTCGDVWGLVVNEASEVGTPSLCSIHAGCCDNLIHSEFDGLQFDPTQKKQASRELIDALDNPRLKTMGQAAKATIAPFSLDNLAESFRKATLTA
- a CDS encoding WecB/TagA/CpsF family glycosyltransferase; the protein is MSTLSPSTSSSFTSTEVVDTPIANLDYDGSVAQITEWARNHESRYIGVCNVHSVISSRWTPKLREALTHSDFNTADGMPIVWMQKLLGYKDASRVYGPTLMLHTLAAAERQGLKVAFYGGHEDRLPILLEKLKEKFPELKIVEAISPPFRAITAEEDEEYTRRLVESEAQILWVGIGCPKQEDWMRQHRGRIPAVMLGVGAAFDFHAGAVAQAPSYLQKIGMEWAYRLYREPKRLFKRYLTTNPIFIYKATLQLIRHYCSFSAKRQNTAH
- a CDS encoding sugar transferase, whose amino-acid sequence is MNTISNDGFQLHNRHFVLPRHRVVRTTFSMRCWIFCQRLIAMLALCILSPLIFVMWALVKGTSKGPFLFTQERPGIEGKTFKIFKVRTMQVGSEKATALGVQNNSPQVTSIGRILRTLKLDELPQLWNVACGDMALVGPRPIPSKLNEELCEKIPGFSRRYQIRPGLTSIGQICVNDNALDDKLVEDWKIRFEGELHYMRHRSVLYDFVMIAMTSLYVFKKFLEK